The Aequorivita sublithincola DSM 14238 genome window below encodes:
- a CDS encoding kelch repeat-containing protein, with amino-acid sequence MKKLLTFSVFLLLAAPNLIAQWSAGADIPERIRAGQTIGYSNAGDGYLFMVSGRNQAGIITPITQRYQLSSNTWSNVSPPPTQLLGGSIAILKDTIYTIGGLLTTPGNAIKKVRKYNIASNSWSDAADFPKTIVDARAVAYQDSLIYVVGGYQNKTYLYNSNYNRWREATPILPLGSSLAWGGFAIHSNKLVYIGGSDAFMSNNYWNTVRVGTIDANDRSIITWEEKTPFPGQTRTFFEAQTWRDGVIMTGGSTDNTFNTFSDETYFYNPDTNVWTQLSSKPTAWVTGNSASVFIGNISKLICASGFQTEYLFETEIFSQEGSLSINDYSTNECGLENFKISKKDTITLSFCLNEDGSLNIEIRDIQGRIIKKTEPNINTAGKYSISLEGLNVANGTYFCTISQNGNSKTKRMLVSN; translated from the coding sequence ATGAAAAAACTTCTAACATTTTCCGTATTTCTTTTACTCGCAGCACCAAATTTAATCGCCCAATGGAGCGCAGGTGCCGATATTCCTGAACGAATACGCGCTGGGCAAACCATAGGTTATAGTAATGCTGGCGATGGCTATCTTTTTATGGTTTCTGGACGAAATCAAGCAGGTATTATTACGCCGATTACGCAACGTTATCAATTGAGTTCAAACACTTGGTCTAATGTTTCGCCACCACCTACTCAGCTTTTGGGTGGTTCTATTGCGATTTTGAAGGACACGATTTACACTATTGGCGGACTTTTGACTACTCCTGGGAATGCTATTAAAAAGGTACGTAAATATAATATAGCTTCAAATTCTTGGTCCGATGCCGCAGATTTTCCCAAAACCATTGTTGATGCGAGAGCCGTTGCTTATCAGGATAGTTTGATATATGTAGTTGGCGGCTACCAAAATAAAACTTATTTATATAATAGTAATTACAACCGCTGGCGTGAAGCTACGCCAATCTTGCCTCTAGGCAGCAGTTTAGCCTGGGGCGGTTTTGCGATTCACAGTAACAAACTGGTTTATATAGGTGGCAGCGATGCGTTTATGTCTAACAATTATTGGAATACAGTTCGCGTTGGAACCATTGATGCAAACGACCGTTCCATAATTACTTGGGAAGAAAAAACACCATTTCCAGGTCAAACCCGAACTTTTTTTGAAGCACAAACCTGGCGCGATGGTGTAATTATGACGGGCGGTAGCACCGACAATACTTTTAATACTTTTTCTGATGAAACCTATTTTTACAATCCAGACACTAATGTTTGGACACAATTATCATCAAAACCAACAGCCTGGGTAACGGGAAATAGTGCTTCGGTTTTTATTGGTAATATTTCAAAATTGATTTGTGCTTCTGGGTTTCAAACAGAATATCTTTTCGAAACAGAGATTTTTTCACAGGAGGGGAGCCTCTCTATAAACGATTATTCGACAAATGAATGTGGGTTGGAAAATTTTAAAATTTCAAAAAAAGACACAATAACACTTAGCTTTTGTCTTAACGAAGATGGCTCTTTAAATATAGAAATTAGAGATATCCAAGGCCGAATTATAAAGAAAACAGAACCGAATATAAACACTGCGGGCAAATATTCAATTTCTTTGGAAGGATTAAATGTTGCAAATGGAACTTATTTCTGCACAATTTCGCAGAATGGAAATTCTAAAACGAAAAGGATGTTGGTTTCAAATTAG
- a CDS encoding M14 family metallopeptidase, translated as MKQVLAILCWSFFLFTTVATSQKNNDLIITFESSKGLKTATYEEVISYYLALEKKFSSIAVYEVGQTDSGFPLHLIVFDPSNTKREISKETFSKNGKNLLLINNGIHPGEPDGIDASMLLFRDFAEKKIPSPKNTIIATIPVYNIGGALNRNSTSRTNQNGPEEYGFRGNARNYDLNRDFIKNDTKNARAFAEIFHWLNPDLFIDNHVSNGADYQYILTHLFTQHNKLGGELGKYLHTSFMPQIEDSLHQKNWDITPYVNVFNRVPEKGFSQFMDSPRYASGYTTLFNTLGLTVETHMLKPYKQRVQGTYKLMKTFINIADADASKIKTLRKNSFEKYKVCSYYPLSWEVDSSKTSILNFKGFEGKMIPSKITGAERLKYYRDKPFTKDVTYYNYFKAMDSVSVPSAYIVPKGYWNIIDLLKFNKIEFAEIQKDTIIAAEVYRIKSFETVKNPFEGHYLHYKTEVTTNKENVSVKKGDILVKTQQQGVRYLLETLEPSAPDSFFNWNFFDAILQQKEGFSPYIWEDMAEKFLNENPEIKKEFETKKQNEPNFAKNWYLQLDWIHKQSPNYEKSHLRYPIVRVGG; from the coding sequence ATGAAGCAAGTTTTAGCAATTCTCTGTTGGTCATTTTTTTTATTTACAACTGTGGCAACCTCTCAAAAAAACAACGATTTAATCATAACTTTTGAATCTTCAAAAGGTTTAAAAACGGCAACTTATGAAGAAGTCATTTCATATTATTTGGCTTTGGAAAAGAAATTTTCCTCAATAGCTGTTTATGAAGTTGGACAGACAGATAGTGGCTTTCCATTACATTTGATAGTTTTTGACCCTAGTAATACGAAGCGGGAGATTTCAAAAGAAACCTTCTCAAAAAACGGAAAAAATCTATTACTCATAAACAACGGAATCCATCCTGGTGAGCCAGACGGAATAGATGCATCAATGCTACTTTTTCGTGATTTTGCCGAAAAGAAAATACCATCTCCAAAAAACACAATTATTGCTACAATTCCAGTTTATAATATTGGTGGAGCGTTAAATAGAAATAGTACAAGCCGTACGAATCAAAACGGACCTGAAGAATACGGTTTCCGAGGAAACGCAAGAAATTATGATTTGAACCGTGATTTTATAAAAAACGACACTAAAAACGCCAGAGCTTTTGCTGAAATTTTTCATTGGCTGAATCCTGATTTGTTTATAGACAATCATGTTAGCAATGGCGCGGACTATCAATATATTCTTACCCATCTTTTTACGCAGCACAACAAATTAGGAGGCGAATTAGGGAAGTATCTACATACTTCATTTATGCCACAGATTGAAGATTCGCTTCATCAAAAAAACTGGGATATTACTCCTTACGTAAACGTTTTCAACCGAGTGCCAGAAAAAGGTTTTTCGCAGTTTATGGATTCGCCACGTTACGCAAGCGGTTACACAACATTGTTCAATACATTGGGATTAACAGTTGAAACCCATATGCTAAAACCCTATAAGCAAAGAGTTCAAGGCACATATAAACTAATGAAAACCTTTATAAATATCGCCGATGCGGATGCTTCAAAAATTAAAACGCTACGCAAAAATTCGTTTGAAAAATACAAAGTATGTAGCTACTACCCTCTCTCTTGGGAAGTAGATTCGTCAAAAACTTCAATACTTAATTTTAAAGGTTTTGAAGGGAAAATGATACCGAGCAAAATTACCGGAGCCGAACGCTTAAAGTATTATCGAGATAAGCCTTTCACAAAAGATGTTACTTATTACAATTATTTTAAAGCGATGGATTCTGTCTCAGTTCCTTCCGCTTATATTGTTCCAAAAGGATATTGGAACATTATTGACCTTTTGAAATTTAATAAAATTGAATTCGCAGAAATTCAAAAAGACACAATAATTGCTGCGGAAGTTTACAGAATAAAAAGTTTTGAAACCGTGAAGAATCCGTTTGAAGGCCACTATCTTCATTATAAAACTGAAGTAACAACAAACAAAGAAAATGTTTCAGTAAAAAAAGGAGATATTTTAGTAAAAACCCAACAACAAGGAGTCCGTTATCTATTGGAAACATTGGAACCATCCGCTCCTGATTCTTTTTTCAATTGGAACTTTTTCGACGCAATTCTTCAACAAAAAGAAGGTTTCTCACCTTACATTTGGGAAGATATGGCTGAAAAATTTCTAAATGAGAATCCTGAAATCAAAAAAGAATTTGAAACCAAAAAGCAAAATGAGCCTAATTTTGCAAAAAACTGGTATTTACAGTTGGACTGGATTCACAAACAATCGCCTAATTACGAAAAATCACACCTCCGTTATCCTATCGTTCGGGTGGGTGGTTAG
- a CDS encoding NUDIX hydrolase: MYKVFVKDIPIILSTEENIGEHYTTIPLKQARFKKLVKKINNGELLYVNLYHKNAEKLERFLRKKIKVVEAAGGLVYNSKKEILFIRRNKKWDLPKGKVEKGETYQEAAIREVVEETGVKDLEIRDFIMKTYHVFKRNDKFRLKITYWYEMFSDYDGPLIPEAQEGIKKVKWKNFEKSQTALQDSYENIKLLFPKEYLTTHPNDRITEV, translated from the coding sequence ATGTATAAAGTTTTTGTAAAAGATATTCCTATAATTCTTTCTACTGAAGAAAATATTGGGGAGCACTACACTACCATTCCTTTAAAACAGGCTCGTTTTAAGAAATTGGTAAAGAAAATAAACAACGGCGAACTGCTTTACGTGAACTTATATCACAAAAATGCAGAAAAATTGGAACGTTTTCTTCGGAAGAAAATAAAAGTAGTTGAAGCCGCTGGCGGACTGGTTTACAACAGTAAAAAGGAGATTCTTTTTATTCGAAGAAACAAAAAATGGGACCTTCCAAAAGGAAAAGTTGAAAAAGGAGAAACCTACCAAGAAGCCGCCATTCGTGAAGTTGTTGAAGAAACTGGCGTGAAGGACCTTGAAATTCGTGATTTCATTATGAAAACGTATCACGTTTTTAAAAGGAACGATAAGTTCCGATTGAAAATAACTTATTGGTACGAAATGTTCAGCGACTATGACGGTCCGTTGATCCCTGAAGCACAAGAAGGAATTAAAAAAGTGAAGTGGAAGAATTTTGAAAAATCGCAGACGGCGCTACAAGACTCTTACGAAAACATAAAACTACTTTTCCCAAAGGAATATCTAACCACCCACCCGAACGATAGGATAACGGAGGTGTGA
- the pyrE gene encoding orotate phosphoribosyltransferase, whose protein sequence is MILNKETAQKTAALLLQINAIKLQPQNPFTWASGWKSPIYCDNRVTLSYPTIRNYIRENLSKQIEEIYGKPEMIAGVATGAIGIGALVADYLNVPFCYVRPEAKGHGRQNKIEGHLEKNTNVIVVEDLISTGKSSLMAVESIKEANANVKGMVAIFSYGFNTAEENFKNANVTLNTLSNYEMLLEEAEKSKYINAEEATLLSEWQENPAIWGQ, encoded by the coding sequence ATGATATTAAACAAAGAAACGGCGCAAAAAACCGCTGCCTTGCTATTGCAAATTAATGCAATTAAATTGCAACCACAAAACCCTTTTACTTGGGCATCGGGATGGAAATCTCCCATTTACTGTGATAATCGCGTTACGCTTTCCTATCCAACCATACGAAATTACATTCGTGAAAACCTCTCAAAACAAATTGAAGAAATCTACGGAAAGCCCGAAATGATTGCGGGTGTGGCTACAGGAGCCATTGGTATTGGGGCATTAGTGGCAGACTATTTGAACGTTCCTTTTTGCTATGTGCGCCCAGAAGCAAAAGGACACGGACGCCAAAATAAAATTGAAGGACATTTAGAAAAAAATACCAACGTAATTGTTGTTGAAGACCTCATAAGTACAGGTAAAAGTAGCCTGATGGCTGTTGAATCAATAAAAGAAGCAAATGCGAATGTGAAGGGAATGGTAGCTATTTTCAGTTACGGTTTTAATACTGCGGAAGAAAATTTTAAGAATGCAAATGTTACTTTGAACACGTTAAGCAATTATGAAATGTTGCTAGAGGAGGCGGAAAAATCTAAATATATTAATGCTGAAGAAGCCACGTTGCTTTCTGAATGGCAAGAGAATCCTGCAATATGGGGGCAATAA
- a CDS encoding biotin--[acetyl-CoA-carboxylase] ligase — MKIIKLSATDSTNTYLKRLVKETELPDETVVHTNHQLSGRGQMGNGWLSREGQSLTFSIFKRFEAVEIDKQFMISMAVSLAISEALKSLNIPDVSIKWPNDILSDNKKIGGILIENVLEGSLVKYSVIGIGLNVNETNFPNLPQASSMKLETGRTFQLDEVFHSVLEIVFKNLQNLSIDDFIEIKAIYEDNLFRKELISVFETPQGLNFNGIIKGVSEIGALLVETENGLLQQFQLKEVKMVY, encoded by the coding sequence TTGAAGATAATCAAACTTAGTGCCACTGATTCCACCAATACCTACTTAAAACGGTTGGTGAAGGAAACGGAACTGCCTGATGAAACTGTGGTACATACAAACCACCAACTTTCTGGTCGTGGACAAATGGGTAACGGATGGTTGTCTAGGGAAGGGCAAAGCCTTACCTTCAGTATATTTAAGAGGTTTGAAGCGGTTGAGATTGATAAACAATTTATGATCTCTATGGCGGTTTCTTTGGCTATTTCAGAAGCGCTAAAAAGCCTTAATATTCCTGATGTTTCAATAAAATGGCCTAACGACATATTGTCAGACAATAAGAAAATTGGCGGGATTTTAATTGAAAACGTGCTGGAAGGCAGTCTTGTAAAGTATTCAGTTATTGGAATTGGTCTCAATGTGAATGAAACCAATTTTCCAAATTTACCACAAGCAAGTTCTATGAAACTTGAAACAGGAAGAACTTTTCAGTTAGACGAAGTGTTTCATTCAGTTTTAGAAATTGTTTTTAAAAATTTGCAAAATCTTTCGATAGATGATTTCATTGAAATTAAAGCGATTTATGAAGACAACTTATTCCGAAAGGAATTGATTTCAGTTTTTGAGACTCCGCAAGGATTAAATTTCAACGGAATTATAAAAGGCGTTTCCGAAATAGGAGCGCTTTTGGTTGAAACTGAAAATGGTTTGCTGCAGCAGTTTCAGCTGAAGGAAGTGAAAATGGTATATTGA
- the rsfS gene encoding ribosome silencing factor: MQKKQAGTDQLIAEIIRGIEDVKGQDIEILDLREIENTVCDYFIICNGTSNTQVNAIVNSVRRSVSKALKENPWHVEGSDNSEWILMDYVHVVVHVFQKHIREFYDIEGLWGDAKSVKIETTN; this comes from the coding sequence ATGCAGAAAAAACAAGCAGGAACAGATCAACTTATTGCCGAAATAATAAGAGGAATTGAAGATGTAAAAGGGCAGGATATAGAAATTCTAGACCTTCGAGAAATAGAAAATACAGTTTGCGACTATTTTATAATATGCAATGGTACTAGTAACACACAAGTAAACGCCATTGTGAACTCCGTTAGAAGATCCGTAAGTAAAGCTTTAAAAGAAAATCCGTGGCACGTTGAAGGCAGCGACAACTCGGAGTGGATTCTTATGGACTACGTGCACGTAGTTGTTCACGTTTTTCAAAAGCATATTCGCGAGTTTTATGATATTGAAGGACTTTGGGGCGATGCAAAATCGGTTAAAATAGAAACAACAAACTAA
- the ftsH gene encoding ATP-dependent zinc metalloprotease FtsH — MAEENKSKKKNESKKPKPTYYWIYGAIILLFLGLQIFGGGSWSQPAKTNQAKFEEFLKSGDVEKVDIINKKIAKVYLTPDAKKKTIHAKKDKLPSFMEAGPNDPDYQFEFGDLQLFQKDFQEIKAENNLPATLNFDTENNVWGDILMGILPFVIIIGIWIFIMRKMSSGAGGGPGGQLFNIGKSKAKLFDEKTDVKTSFKDVAGLEGAKEEVQEIVDFLKQPEKYTALGGKIPKGALLVGPPGTGKTLLAKAVAGEAKVPFFSLSGSDFVEMFVGVGASRVRDLFKQAKDKSPAIIFIDEIDAIGRARGKNNFSGSNDERENTLNQLLTEMDGFGTNTNVIVIAATNRADVLDKALMRAGRFDRQIYVDLPDVRERKEIFEVHLRPIKKDEGLDTDFLAKQTPGFSGADIANVCNEAALIAARFGKKSVGKQDFLDAVDRIVGGLEKKNKIMTVAEKRAIAFHEAGHATVSWMLEHAAPLVKVTIVPRGQSLGAAWYLPEERLIIHPEQMLDEMCAALGGRAAEKVIFNRISTGALSDLEKVTKQARAMVTIYGLNDKIGNLTYYDSSGQSEYNFSKPYSEKTAELIDKEISALIESQYDRAVKLLEDNKDKLTELANVLLEKEVIFKDNLQKIFGDRPFAIPEEVSREATT, encoded by the coding sequence ATGGCCGAAGAAAATAAAAGTAAAAAGAAGAACGAATCAAAGAAGCCTAAACCAACTTACTATTGGATTTATGGAGCAATAATTTTATTGTTTTTAGGGCTTCAGATTTTTGGCGGTGGCAGTTGGTCACAACCTGCAAAGACCAATCAAGCTAAGTTTGAGGAGTTTCTGAAATCTGGCGACGTAGAGAAAGTAGATATAATCAACAAAAAGATTGCAAAGGTTTACTTAACTCCAGACGCTAAAAAGAAAACGATTCACGCTAAAAAAGATAAGCTTCCATCCTTTATGGAAGCAGGTCCTAATGATCCTGATTATCAATTCGAATTTGGTGATCTTCAACTTTTTCAAAAGGATTTTCAAGAAATAAAAGCAGAAAACAATTTACCAGCAACCTTAAACTTTGACACAGAGAACAACGTTTGGGGCGATATATTGATGGGCATCTTGCCTTTCGTAATCATTATTGGTATCTGGATTTTTATAATGCGGAAAATGTCTTCAGGCGCCGGTGGCGGTCCAGGTGGGCAACTTTTCAACATAGGAAAATCTAAAGCAAAACTTTTTGACGAAAAAACTGATGTAAAGACTTCTTTTAAAGATGTCGCAGGTTTAGAAGGTGCAAAAGAAGAAGTTCAGGAAATTGTAGATTTCTTGAAACAACCTGAAAAATATACTGCTTTGGGTGGTAAAATACCTAAGGGAGCATTACTTGTAGGCCCTCCTGGAACAGGTAAAACTCTTTTAGCAAAAGCTGTTGCGGGTGAAGCTAAAGTTCCATTCTTCTCTCTTTCGGGTTCAGATTTTGTTGAAATGTTTGTGGGTGTGGGAGCTTCTCGTGTTCGTGACCTTTTCAAACAAGCGAAAGACAAATCACCAGCAATTATTTTTATTGATGAAATTGACGCTATTGGTCGTGCCCGTGGGAAAAACAATTTCTCTGGAAGTAATGATGAACGTGAAAATACCTTAAACCAACTTCTTACCGAGATGGACGGTTTCGGCACCAATACAAACGTAATTGTAATTGCCGCAACTAACCGAGCAGATGTTCTTGATAAAGCTTTGATGCGTGCCGGTCGTTTTGACAGACAGATATATGTAGATCTTCCAGACGTTCGCGAACGTAAAGAAATATTTGAAGTGCATTTGCGCCCAATTAAAAAAGATGAAGGTTTAGACACCGATTTTCTTGCAAAACAAACCCCAGGGTTTTCTGGAGCAGATATTGCAAATGTCTGTAATGAAGCAGCATTGATTGCGGCTCGTTTTGGAAAAAAATCAGTTGGTAAGCAAGATTTCCTAGATGCTGTTGATAGAATTGTTGGTGGTCTTGAAAAGAAAAACAAAATAATGACCGTAGCCGAAAAACGCGCCATTGCTTTCCACGAAGCAGGTCACGCTACTGTAAGCTGGATGCTTGAGCACGCTGCGCCACTAGTGAAAGTCACTATTGTACCTCGTGGACAGTCTTTAGGTGCCGCTTGGTATTTGCCAGAAGAACGTCTTATTATCCATCCAGAACAAATGCTGGACGAAATGTGTGCAGCCCTTGGTGGTCGTGCCGCAGAAAAGGTAATATTTAACCGTATTTCTACAGGAGCATTGAGCGATTTAGAAAAAGTGACCAAACAAGCTCGTGCTATGGTTACCATTTATGGATTAAACGATAAAATTGGAAACCTTACGTATTACGACAGCAGCGGACAGTCTGAATACAATTTCAGCAAGCCTTACAGTGAAAAAACGGCTGAACTAATAGACAAGGAAATCTCTGCGCTTATTGAAAGTCAATACGATCGTGCTGTTAAGCTTTTGGAAGACAACAAAGATAAATTGACCGAGTTGGCGAACGTGCTTTTAGAAAAAGAAGTGATTTTTAAGGATAACCTCCAAAAAATATTTGGTGATCGTCCTTTCGCAATACCAGAAGAAGTATCAAGAGAGGCGACAACATAA
- a CDS encoding LUD domain-containing protein, producing the protein MSLLKRLLNPNYKSDEKAKQADKADRSSYFPEQKLPIDEKFTFNFKNNGGKFIYCEDWEDISEAFDNIMLENDWYEQNVFCVNEMLTKKFDGFNLNFTKNTDSKFFFSTCESLVSTNGSILLSSNQIKEKKLSELPSNFIIFATTSQIVETISEGLRKIKNQSTGYIPSNITTIQDFETEKEKDFMSYGSSAKNLYLLLLEDL; encoded by the coding sequence ATGAGTCTACTTAAAAGACTTTTAAATCCTAACTACAAGTCGGACGAAAAGGCCAAACAAGCCGATAAAGCCGACCGAAGCAGTTATTTCCCAGAACAGAAACTCCCTATAGACGAAAAATTCACCTTTAATTTCAAAAATAACGGTGGTAAATTTATTTATTGTGAAGATTGGGAGGACATCTCTGAGGCGTTTGATAATATAATGCTCGAAAACGATTGGTATGAACAGAATGTGTTTTGTGTGAACGAAATGCTAACTAAGAAATTTGATGGCTTCAATCTTAACTTCACAAAAAATACAGATTCAAAATTCTTTTTCTCAACTTGTGAATCCTTGGTTTCAACCAATGGTTCCATTTTATTGTCTTCAAACCAAATAAAGGAAAAAAAGTTAAGCGAACTTCCTTCAAACTTTATCATTTTTGCCACCACAAGTCAAATTGTAGAAACTATTAGCGAAGGTTTGCGCAAGATAAAAAATCAAAGCACTGGTTACATTCCTAGCAACATTACTACCATTCAAGACTTTGAAACCGAAAAAGAAAAGGATTTTATGAGTTATGGAAGTAGCGCAAAAAACCTATATTTGTTGCTACTGGAAGACTTATAA
- a CDS encoding phosphatidate cytidylyltransferase, whose protein sequence is MKEILVRTLSGVLYISIIIFAMFTSREWFMGLFFVLAIITLSEFLKLVHLTSYIAYFLLAASFYFLSYEVFATNAVYLLLILSGFVNLFLLKDVLWTSKIPMFEKKKYITVMFYIISGFVFLTLIPVMNIDGRFMPEIIVAVFVLIWSNDTFAYLIGSKFGKHKLLERISPKKTIEGFVGGLLGALLAGFVIFKVLENYSPLDAEKYPLWVWIVMAIIVAIFGTIGDLIQSKFKRQAGVKDSGIIMPGHGGLYDRLDSIIYASPFVYAFLLIVDNVS, encoded by the coding sequence ATGAAGGAAATTCTCGTACGAACCCTCTCGGGCGTATTATACATTTCGATCATCATTTTTGCAATGTTCACCTCGCGCGAGTGGTTTATGGGGCTCTTCTTTGTACTCGCTATTATTACTCTTAGCGAATTTCTAAAACTTGTACATCTCACCAGTTATATAGCTTATTTCCTGCTTGCCGCTTCCTTTTATTTTTTGAGTTACGAAGTATTTGCAACTAATGCAGTTTATCTCCTATTGATTCTAAGTGGTTTTGTAAACCTATTTCTATTGAAAGATGTGCTTTGGACAAGCAAAATCCCGATGTTTGAAAAGAAGAAATACATCACCGTTATGTTCTACATCATTAGCGGCTTCGTATTTCTAACCTTAATACCTGTTATGAATATTGATGGCAGATTTATGCCAGAAATAATAGTTGCGGTTTTCGTGTTAATTTGGAGCAACGATACCTTTGCCTACCTCATCGGTTCCAAATTTGGAAAACATAAATTGTTAGAACGAATTTCACCCAAAAAGACCATAGAAGGTTTTGTTGGTGGTTTGTTGGGTGCTCTTTTGGCGGGATTTGTTATCTTTAAAGTTTTAGAAAATTATAGCCCATTGGATGCCGAAAAGTATCCGCTATGGGTTTGGATTGTGATGGCTATAATCGTTGCTATTTTTGGAACAATTGGCGATTTGATTCAATCAAAGTTTAAAAGACAGGCTGGAGTTAAAGACAGTGGTATCATTATGCCCGGACACGGAGGATTGTATGACCGACTGGATAGTATTATTTACGCTAGTCCTTTTGTATATGCATTTTTATTAATTGTTGACAATGTTTCATAA
- a CDS encoding phosphatidylserine decarboxylase family protein, which yields MFHKEGFKIIFIALVIVIGLSLLANVFVENPTIRGGVIISLIILLLLVLQFFRNPKRNFLVSPEQVLSSVDGKVVVIEEVFEKEYFNEKRLQVSVFMSPINVHITRYPVAGKVVYSKYHPGKFLVAWHPKSSEENERTTVVVKNEAFGDVLFRQIAGALAKRIVNYAEVNQEVEQASDSGFIKFGSRVDIYLPLDAKVKVTLNQKVKGGISIIAEK from the coding sequence ATGTTTCATAAAGAAGGTTTCAAAATTATTTTTATAGCGCTGGTCATTGTTATCGGGCTTAGTCTTTTAGCAAATGTATTTGTTGAAAACCCTACTATTCGCGGCGGTGTTATTATTTCACTTATAATACTTTTGCTCTTGGTTTTGCAGTTCTTTAGAAATCCGAAGCGCAACTTTTTAGTGAGTCCAGAACAAGTGCTTTCCTCTGTTGATGGAAAAGTTGTGGTTATTGAAGAAGTTTTTGAAAAGGAATATTTCAACGAAAAAAGATTACAGGTTTCCGTTTTTATGAGCCCGATAAACGTACACATAACTCGATATCCAGTAGCCGGAAAAGTAGTTTATAGCAAATACCACCCAGGAAAATTCTTGGTGGCTTGGCATCCAAAATCTTCTGAAGAAAACGAACGTACAACTGTTGTAGTTAAAAATGAAGCTTTTGGAGACGTATTGTTTAGACAGATTGCTGGAGCTTTGGCGAAGCGAATTGTGAATTATGCTGAAGTGAACCAAGAAGTAGAACAAGCCTCAGATAGCGGATTCATTAAATTTGGGTCGCGAGTAGATATTTACCTTCCATTAGATGCCAAAGTAAAAGTGACACTCAACCAAAAAGTAAAAGGAGGAATTTCAATTATAGCTGAAAAATAA
- a CDS encoding acyl-CoA-binding protein, protein MTSEELDIAFQNAVKSINEHTEPFPADVLLRLYAYFKRATNADHTRAGGKPHISAFKTNALFQTRGLTSDEAKQLYIESVTQYFLYRK, encoded by the coding sequence ATGACTTCAGAAGAGCTTGATATAGCCTTTCAAAATGCCGTGAAAAGCATAAACGAACACACGGAACCCTTTCCTGCTGATGTTTTGTTGCGCTTATATGCTTATTTCAAGAGAGCTACAAATGCAGACCACACACGGGCTGGCGGAAAGCCGCATATTTCTGCTTTCAAAACCAACGCACTTTTTCAAACACGCGGACTTACTAGCGATGAGGCTAAACAACTCTACATTGAGTCAGTAACCCAATACTTTTTATATCGAAAATAA
- a CDS encoding cytochrome c oxidase assembly factor Coa1 family protein, whose translation MNNELIEQKSLWQRNWKWFIIASGILLISIGIFFSSGMDGISADLVQAYADPELYKNAIEKANADQRVLELIGEIQPIDKLAIVEGQVVYSNNNTTFNSSIRVVGSKGKAMIDIVANLINDAWSYKKIQIRIKTPPEKKQTIEIFLD comes from the coding sequence ATGAATAACGAACTGATTGAACAAAAAAGTTTGTGGCAACGGAATTGGAAATGGTTTATAATTGCGAGCGGAATACTATTGATTTCCATTGGAATTTTCTTTTCTTCAGGAATGGATGGAATTAGTGCAGATTTAGTTCAGGCCTATGCGGATCCAGAACTTTACAAAAATGCAATTGAAAAGGCGAATGCAGATCAACGAGTTTTGGAATTGATAGGAGAGATTCAACCAATTGATAAACTTGCGATTGTAGAGGGACAAGTAGTGTATTCTAATAACAATACAACGTTTAACTCGTCAATTCGTGTTGTTGGATCTAAAGGAAAAGCGATGATAGATATTGTTGCCAATCTTATAAATGATGCTTGGAGCTATAAGAAAATTCAAATTCGAATAAAAACGCCACCAGAAAAAAAGCAAACCATTGAAATATTCTTAGACTAA